The stretch of DNA cagatgggcgggttataaatatattattattattattattattattattattattattattattatacattctGTGTGAAAAATACTTACTTTTATCTGTACTGAATCTCCCAGCATCCAGCTTTGTTGGGTTCACACACTATTCCAAACGCGGTCACACCACATATTTGTATAatgacattattttattttatttttcattttgcatGCTTTAATTTTTTCATTATACTTTTATTGGGCTGTTACTGTTTGGCAAATATGTCTACATTCTATTTTAACTTGACCTGATTTGGAATCCACATGTATAGCACATTATTGCTACTCTTACATAAACCAACTGAGATTATGTGCAGAAAGGGAAAATGCAAGATCAAAAAGGTACGCTGCCTGATGGGACTGTTCTGGCACAAAACACCCAACAGGGTTCAATGTTCACAGCCGCCTTTAATTGACAATAAAGACATGAACTGCAGAGGAAGAGTAACAGTGGAACAAAAATATGCTTCTACTGTTCTTTTAACTCCTTCAGTCTTCTGATGGCAGATTTCACCGTCACCGCTGAAGTGGTGTTGTATGTCCAAGCGCCACCAGCTACTGTTTTCATACAAGAGCCACAGTGCCAGATACCCACAGCTTTCCTCTTCATTTTGGTCTTGCCACAGAAGGAGCAAGTACCGGTATATTTAGCATGCTGGCTAATTTCAATCTTCTTCACCATTTTCCTCAGGGAAGCTCCGTATCGGGTACCATATTTACCCACAATCCCAACCTTCTTGGTTCGTTTGGCCATCTTGTTACCACTGCAGGCCGCAGGGAGAGAGCATATAATGACATTATGAcaccagcagttttattttcagttcctttcctagaTGAAGTGAAGGAGACGGGAGAGGTGTTGATGATGCAGGTGAGCTGTGCATAAGCAAGCTGATTGCTAGCTCGGCAGAGGCTCTTTTTATTAGCAAGAATATGCATATGttttttgggacccaggtggtgctgtggttaaaccactgagcctaaggcttgctgatcagaaggtcggcggttcgaatccctgtgatggggtgagctcctgttgcttggtcccagctcctgccaacctagcagttcgaaagcacgtcaaaaggcaagtagataaataggaaccgctacagcgggaaggtaaacggcgtttccacgtgctgctctggtttgccagaagcggctttgtcatgctggccacatgacctggaagctgtactccggctctctcggccaataatacgagatgagcgcgcaaccccagagtcggtcatgactggacctaatggtcagaggggtccctttaccttttatgcatatGTTTAGGAACAGTCTGACCTTTAGCACTTTTATATCATGAGCTGACACATATGTTCCCTCTGATATTTGCGAGTCCTGCTCCACCACGTCATGTTCCTACCAAGTGGGAAGTGAGCCATAGCTCTGCAAGGAGGCAAAGGTCAGAGACAAGAGTATGATGCACTGGACAGGCTGTGGCCTGTCCAGGTCAGGCAATGTGTGCCTCAGCCCTCTGAACGTCATTCCTACACCTAGTGAactctagcatggaatttgcctcttttccctctttttttaaaaataataataataattgtcgcACACTGGACAGAGATTGGAGGACAGAGTGTGGGAGAGAATGGCAAAGGGAGGCACAACACAAAAAGAGACTTTACGTCAAAAGTGCTCAAATGGTGTATCAATACATCTCTGCTTTTTTTCCCAACTTTGGCACTGAACTTCAAGCATCTCTTTTTTTTGTGAgaagggggggacgggacactgggctttttctttccattaatgCTTCTGTCATGCTGTGACTTGTTCCACATGACTTCTTTCTCCACGCATTATTTTTAGCCGGCAGCTTTGTAGTCTGGGCTTACCTGTAAGAAGAGCTTGTCTTGGAAaagccctttccctccccacacccagccTGCATGGAAGGCCTTTAAAGCTGCCCATTAAAATGTGTGTCATTCTGTGAGGGAAAGGAATCCACAAGCAGAACTGTGAAATCATTTGTATCTGGCCTTGCTTCCCATGGGTTTCTAGGTTGAGTCCTCTCCTTGTAATTGTCCTTGTTCCCTTTAAGATAGCTTTAATTCATGAATCATTCAGAGGTGTAGCCATAAATAGGTGGCTTCTCGGAGGCATCATGAGGGCCATAAGACTGCTTATCTTGGAGACAGTCCTTGTCATGCTTTTTACTACTTACATATATTTTTTACAGGAAACCTTGTCTGGTTTTGCTATTCTTAAGTTAAATGCACTACAAAAGACTGACACTGGCCTCCGCTTCTGGTAAAGTTATTAAAAGGCTTAAAGATCTCGTCGTCTGGAGAAACAGATACTTTCCTCTTACTGCACGCCATAAGATAATATGAAAGATGGGCATAGGGTAGTGTTTGCCGAAACAGAAGATGGGGGATCTGAATAACCTAGTTTGATttccaagcagggctggccccagtcattttgctgcctgaggcaaagtgtCTCCTCCTCATTCTGCATAAAGATGCCAATTAGCCTTCAGACCTGGAAacggggctctccagatgttgttggactgtaactcccatcagctccggaCAGCATTGCCCCATGTTTTCCCAGGGATGGTGGGGgttacagtttttttaaaaaataatctgcaaAAACAGACCAcatgaaaaacagaaaaggaTAGGAAATAGGTGGTCTGTTCTTCCCTAactgtattgttattttaaccACTTTagcctgccctgagatcttcggatg from Zootoca vivipara chromosome 8, rZooViv1.1, whole genome shotgun sequence encodes:
- the LOC118090326 gene encoding large ribosomal subunit protein eL43-like, which codes for MAKRTKKVGIVGKYGTRYGASLRKMVKKIEISQHAKYTGTCSFCGKTKMKRKAVGIWHCGSCMKTVAGGAWTYNTTSAVTVKSAIRRLKELKEQ